A section of the Streptomyces sp. Je 1-369 genome encodes:
- a CDS encoding spore-associated protein A, with translation MAGVAVTLAAGSVMVMAPGVAAAPPAPAAAYNKACGTGYKVVNQINIGKAGTTYLTYNSATGKNCAVTIRSTPGPAVHMYVWVQRDDTRDYADDDGYYRSYAGPVYLDARGYCVSWGGVIAGESAGRSGTNCGRISG, from the coding sequence ATGGCAGGAGTCGCCGTGACGCTGGCCGCAGGGAGTGTCATGGTCATGGCCCCGGGGGTGGCCGCAGCCCCGCCCGCACCCGCGGCCGCGTACAACAAGGCATGCGGCACCGGCTACAAAGTCGTCAACCAGATCAACATCGGGAAGGCAGGGACGACCTATCTGACCTATAACTCCGCGACAGGAAAGAACTGTGCCGTAACAATCCGCAGCACCCCGGGCCCCGCCGTCCACATGTACGTCTGGGTCCAGCGGGACGACACCAGAGACTACGCCGATGACGACGGTTATTACCGGTCGTACGCGGGGCCGGTCTACCTCGACGCCAGAGGCTACTGCGTTTCTTGGGGCGGGGTGATCGCTGGCGAGTCAGCCGGCAGGAGCGGCACAAACTGCGGTCGGATCAGCGGGTAA
- a CDS encoding DUF4389 domain-containing protein, which produces MSLATPYPAQLHLQGTRKIARWRPFVQWLLAVPHLLIAYVLSMLRVVLTLIAFFTVLFTGRIPRPLFDVIAMSLRYEWRVASYVLFLHEDYPPFDFQTTADDDRADPHTIVTFAYPEQMSRWRPLVKWLFAVPHYVALAVFGVAATVIVIMGFFAVLFTGSYPQRLRDILVGIYRHSLRVQSYVGLLTDTYPPFSLQAD; this is translated from the coding sequence ATGTCACTGGCTACTCCCTACCCCGCTCAACTCCACCTTCAGGGCACACGGAAGATCGCCCGCTGGCGACCGTTCGTACAGTGGCTCCTCGCTGTTCCGCACCTGCTGATCGCCTACGTGCTCAGCATGCTGCGTGTGGTGCTGACCTTGATCGCCTTCTTCACCGTGCTGTTCACCGGGCGCATCCCCCGCCCGCTCTTCGACGTGATCGCCATGTCCCTTCGCTACGAGTGGCGCGTCGCCAGCTACGTACTTTTTCTGCACGAGGACTATCCGCCGTTCGACTTCCAGACGACCGCCGACGACGACAGGGCCGATCCGCACACGATTGTCACCTTCGCCTATCCCGAGCAGATGTCACGGTGGCGCCCCCTGGTCAAATGGCTCTTCGCCGTCCCGCACTACGTGGCGCTGGCTGTCTTCGGCGTCGCGGCGACAGTCATCGTGATCATGGGGTTCTTCGCCGTGCTGTTCACCGGCTCCTATCCGCAGAGGCTCCGAGACATCCTCGTGGGTATCTACCGCCACAGCCTGCGGGTGCAGAGTTACGTCGGTCTGCTCACCGACACGTACCCGCCCTTCAGCCTGCAAGCCGACTGA
- a CDS encoding nuclear transport factor 2 family protein: protein MQEEQEETARSAIDTFISAFNASDDSYVTALLSQALTSDVVFWGPLGRSEGIGAVERFVLDIRRHPAGTGTMVRCSAVDMPDEWARYQWVFTTPDGGPRLAGTDVVHLRRSLIDQVIVFAGEIEPSAS, encoded by the coding sequence ATGCAGGAAGAGCAGGAAGAGACCGCGCGGTCCGCGATCGACACGTTCATCTCCGCGTTCAACGCCTCGGACGACAGCTATGTGACTGCGCTGCTCTCCCAGGCCCTCACCTCGGATGTGGTCTTCTGGGGGCCGTTGGGCCGCAGTGAGGGGATCGGGGCGGTCGAGCGGTTCGTGCTGGACATCCGGCGTCACCCCGCGGGGACCGGCACGATGGTGCGCTGTTCGGCGGTGGACATGCCGGACGAGTGGGCCCGGTACCAGTGGGTCTTCACGACGCCGGACGGAGGCCCCCGTCTGGCGGGAACGGACGTCGTCCATCTGCGGCGGAGCCTCATCGACCAGGTCATCGTCTTCGCGGGGGAGATCGAGCCGTCCGCCTCCTGA
- a CDS encoding beta-ketoacyl-[acyl-carrier-protein] synthase family protein has translation MTLRRPGPVVTGVGMISPAGQGVDANWKTALTADAEPAAPDPALRGLPWQYSCRVPAYEPQAAVGPARLWRFDRHTQFAYLAATEALTISGLDPADWEAERVAVICGTAVGGAETVAEQQRLLDEHGVDHVSPYLLPKCLPNMAAGALAIEFGARGPCLAPAGACASGSLALATAALLIRSGACDIAIAGGTDAAITPLYVTGLGRMGTLAPDGRCRPFDRDRTGFVVGEGAAMLVLERDEHARARGARPLARLAGCGTTADAHHVAAPDPVGAGAAAAIRTALHEAGAAPREVAYLHAHGTGTRGSDEAEAHAIRAALGEGRTVTSLKALTGHTLGAAGALAAAYTVLSIHHGVVPATAGHRHDDPALPLDVVRGAPRRQQLDIALCQALGFGGQNAALVLSAP, from the coding sequence GTGACCCTGCGCCGCCCCGGCCCGGTCGTCACCGGCGTCGGCATGATCTCCCCGGCCGGGCAAGGCGTGGACGCCAACTGGAAGACCGCGCTGACCGCCGACGCCGAACCGGCCGCACCCGATCCCGCGCTGCGGGGGCTGCCCTGGCAGTACTCCTGCCGCGTCCCCGCATACGAACCACAGGCGGCCGTCGGCCCGGCCCGCCTGTGGCGCTTCGACCGCCACACCCAGTTCGCCTACCTGGCCGCAACCGAGGCGCTCACCATCTCCGGACTTGACCCCGCCGACTGGGAAGCCGAGCGGGTGGCAGTGATCTGCGGTACGGCAGTGGGAGGCGCCGAGACCGTGGCCGAACAACAGCGCCTCCTCGACGAGCACGGCGTCGACCACGTATCGCCGTACCTGCTGCCGAAGTGTCTTCCCAACATGGCTGCCGGAGCCCTCGCCATCGAGTTCGGGGCCCGCGGCCCCTGCCTGGCCCCGGCCGGAGCCTGCGCATCCGGATCCCTCGCCCTCGCCACCGCGGCACTCCTCATCCGCTCCGGGGCGTGCGACATCGCGATCGCGGGCGGCACCGACGCCGCCATCACCCCGCTCTACGTCACCGGTCTCGGCCGCATGGGCACCCTCGCCCCCGACGGCAGATGCCGCCCCTTCGACCGGGACCGTACGGGCTTCGTCGTCGGCGAGGGCGCGGCCATGCTCGTCCTTGAACGCGACGAACACGCCCGCGCACGCGGCGCCCGCCCCCTCGCACGCCTGGCCGGCTGCGGCACCACGGCCGACGCCCATCACGTCGCCGCCCCCGACCCCGTCGGGGCCGGTGCCGCGGCCGCGATCCGTACGGCACTGCACGAGGCCGGAGCCGCACCCCGTGAGGTCGCCTACCTGCACGCTCACGGCACAGGCACCCGCGGCAGCGACGAGGCGGAGGCCCATGCCATTCGCGCCGCCCTCGGCGAAGGTCGCACGGTCACCTCTCTCAAGGCCCTGACCGGCCATACCCTCGGCGCAGCGGGCGCACTCGCCGCCGCATACACCGTCCTGAGCATCCACCACGGCGTCGTCCCCGCCACGGCAGGCCACCGTCACGACGACCCCGCCCTGCCCCTCGACGTCGTTCGGGGCGCACCCCGCCGCCAGCAGTTGGACATCGCCCTGTGCCAGGCCCTCGGCTTCGGCGGGCAGAACGCGGCACTGGTGCTGTCGGCGCCCTGA
- a CDS encoding beta-ketoacyl-ACP synthase III, with translation MPDPGANACQTAAVLCGFGGYVPHSTLANAELAERFAVDPEWILQRTGIAERRVVEPGGATSDLAVHAGRAALAMADGPPPDAIVLATSTPDHVTPATAPDVADRLGLGGAAAFDVGAVCSGFVYGLATATGLIRGGVARRVLLIGADTYTTVVDPLDRGAAILFGDGAGAVVVRAGTPDEPGAVGEFDLGSDGAHKDLILMPAGGSRQRSSGAQLPPDTQRTHRYARVVGNEVFRNAVRRMTASSRAVLDAAGWPPDQVDHVVPHQANARITRAVAEHLGVPRDRFLSNIERVGNTAGASIPLLLAHAAAERRLAAGALVLLTAFGGGLTWGSATLTWPALTP, from the coding sequence ATGCCTGACCCAGGAGCGAACGCCTGCCAAACCGCCGCCGTCCTGTGTGGTTTCGGCGGATACGTACCTCACAGCACGCTCGCCAACGCCGAGCTGGCCGAGCGTTTCGCAGTGGACCCCGAGTGGATCCTCCAACGCACCGGCATCGCCGAGCGCCGCGTGGTCGAACCCGGCGGCGCGACCTCCGACCTTGCCGTCCACGCGGGCAGGGCCGCTCTGGCGATGGCCGACGGACCGCCGCCGGACGCGATCGTGCTCGCCACCTCCACCCCCGACCACGTCACCCCGGCCACCGCCCCCGACGTCGCCGACCGCCTCGGACTCGGCGGCGCCGCCGCCTTCGACGTGGGCGCCGTGTGCAGTGGGTTCGTCTACGGCCTGGCCACCGCCACCGGACTCATCCGTGGCGGCGTCGCCCGACGAGTCCTGCTGATCGGCGCCGACACCTACACCACCGTCGTGGACCCGCTCGACCGCGGTGCGGCGATCCTCTTCGGGGACGGCGCGGGCGCGGTCGTCGTCCGGGCCGGCACGCCCGACGAGCCGGGCGCGGTGGGGGAGTTCGACCTCGGCAGCGACGGTGCGCACAAGGATCTGATCCTGATGCCCGCCGGTGGATCGCGGCAGCGCTCCTCCGGGGCCCAGCTCCCTCCGGACACACAACGGACCCACCGTTACGCCCGGGTCGTGGGCAATGAGGTCTTCAGGAACGCGGTCCGCCGGATGACGGCCTCCTCCCGTGCTGTACTCGACGCCGCCGGATGGCCTCCGGACCAGGTCGACCACGTGGTCCCGCACCAGGCGAACGCCCGCATCACACGCGCTGTCGCGGAGCATCTCGGCGTTCCCCGGGACCGTTTCCTGTCCAACATCGAGCGAGTGGGCAACACCGCGGGCGCCTCCATCCCCCTGCTCCTGGCCCACGCGGCCGCCGAGCGGCGCCTCGCGGCGGGTGCCCTGGTCCTGCTCACCGCGTTCGGAGGGGGACTCACCTGGGGGTCGGCGACGCTCACCTGGCCTGCTCTCACCCCGTGA
- a CDS encoding TIGR03617 family F420-dependent LLM class oxidoreductase → MSGSLPTLTPSGPPRTVLLTGATGSLGGHLCAELLTATTATVLCLVRAADPEAARARLEARLSALDEPPARAVHRLSALPGDLQRSGFGLPGDVFDALAESVDTVVHSAASINLVADYEELAPVNLGALRHLLTLARRRQELTGRPPVFHHVSTLGTLLAARRQGLAEVDENTPVTELTSGPFGYPRTKAACEGELRRAAAEFGLPVHIYRPAVVTGHSRTGRTAPAADLLVPLMRAAVALGAAPTTASATPAERVDVVARALVALVNRADAPSGRAYHLVQPDPLPLTDLFGALRRAGHRLDPLPPALWWQRVEDHAGDPDVQPMAALRDVGRYLLALGEEHVFPSVRADATWKALTETGVTAPPLDAAYLDRLVAALELPRRNGAPATLRVRAARAAPPAVRIDRLLTPLRFDTAALPPDPAAAATACESYGYGGLWAQEQNHDPLLPLAVAAHVTSTLPLGTGVLIALARSPMTTALAAHDLHTTSGGRLTLGLGPQFRANLEHRYSMPGDRRLGRLREYVAALRHIWSSWNEDRPLSFRGEFYKHTLTNPFFTPPPSPYGPPRIVLAATGPKAAELAGEIADGLIAPPYANRRHLIEVLLPALERGLARSGRDRTDFHLIHSPLTVTGGTAAERTDSEQQARTLVALWCGTRAYRPVFAPYGLAPLADRLAELSLEPGPDRWRRMAEQIDDATLDLFATRTDRPADLGGALRSQYGGLADHLVLPAPSGQDPCPARWHPDRLGLCAADPHLTPAVAPSVPGPRAPLALPDTRTSHA, encoded by the coding sequence ATGAGCGGCTCTCTTCCTACGCTCACGCCGAGCGGTCCGCCGCGTACGGTACTGCTCACCGGCGCCACCGGCAGTCTCGGCGGGCATCTGTGCGCCGAACTCCTCACGGCCACCACCGCGACCGTGCTGTGCCTGGTGCGCGCCGCCGACCCGGAAGCGGCCCGCGCCCGCCTGGAGGCGCGCCTCTCGGCCCTGGACGAGCCGCCCGCGCGGGCGGTCCACCGGCTGTCCGCGCTCCCCGGCGACCTCCAGCGATCCGGGTTCGGCCTGCCGGGCGATGTCTTCGACGCGCTGGCAGAGTCCGTCGACACCGTCGTCCACAGCGCGGCGAGCATCAACCTCGTCGCGGATTACGAGGAGCTGGCGCCAGTGAACCTCGGGGCGCTGCGGCACCTGCTCACACTGGCCCGTCGCCGCCAGGAACTGACCGGCCGCCCTCCGGTCTTCCACCACGTCTCCACCCTGGGCACGCTGCTCGCGGCCCGTCGGCAAGGGCTGGCCGAGGTCGACGAGAACACCCCGGTCACCGAGCTGACCTCCGGGCCATTCGGCTATCCGCGGACCAAGGCGGCCTGCGAGGGCGAACTGCGCCGCGCCGCCGCGGAGTTCGGGCTGCCGGTGCACATCTACCGTCCTGCCGTGGTCACCGGCCATTCCCGCACCGGTCGCACCGCACCCGCCGCCGATCTGCTCGTGCCGCTGATGCGCGCGGCGGTTGCCCTCGGCGCGGCGCCCACGACCGCCTCGGCGACACCGGCCGAACGCGTGGACGTGGTCGCCCGCGCCCTGGTCGCACTCGTCAACCGCGCAGACGCGCCGTCCGGGCGCGCCTACCATCTGGTCCAGCCCGACCCCCTGCCCCTGACCGACCTGTTCGGCGCCCTGCGCCGGGCCGGGCACCGCCTCGACCCGCTGCCGCCGGCCCTGTGGTGGCAGCGGGTCGAGGACCATGCGGGTGATCCGGACGTCCAACCGATGGCGGCGCTGCGCGATGTCGGCCGATACCTCTTGGCCCTCGGCGAGGAGCACGTCTTCCCTTCCGTGCGTGCGGATGCCACCTGGAAGGCGCTCACCGAGACAGGCGTCACCGCCCCACCGCTTGACGCCGCCTACCTCGACCGGCTGGTCGCAGCCCTCGAACTTCCCCGGCGAAACGGCGCACCGGCCACACTGCGCGTTCGCGCCGCCCGCGCCGCACCACCCGCTGTGCGCATCGACCGCCTCCTGACCCCGTTGCGCTTCGACACCGCCGCGCTCCCACCGGACCCGGCGGCCGCGGCCACCGCCTGTGAGTCGTACGGCTACGGCGGTCTGTGGGCGCAGGAGCAGAACCACGACCCGCTGCTGCCGCTCGCCGTCGCCGCTCACGTCACCAGCACGCTGCCACTGGGCACCGGCGTGCTGATCGCACTGGCCCGCTCCCCGATGACCACCGCGCTCGCCGCCCACGACCTCCACACGACCAGCGGCGGCCGCCTCACCCTGGGCCTGGGCCCGCAGTTCCGCGCCAACTTGGAACACCGCTACTCCATGCCTGGCGACCGGCGCCTGGGCCGTCTGCGTGAGTACGTGGCGGCCCTGCGCCACATCTGGTCCTCCTGGAACGAGGACCGCCCGCTGAGCTTCCGGGGCGAGTTCTACAAGCACACCCTCACCAACCCGTTCTTCACCCCTCCACCGAGCCCGTACGGCCCGCCCCGCATCGTGCTCGCCGCCACCGGACCCAAGGCCGCCGAACTCGCCGGGGAGATCGCCGACGGCCTGATCGCCCCGCCCTACGCCAACCGCCGCCATCTCATCGAGGTACTGCTGCCCGCCCTCGAACGGGGACTGGCCCGCTCCGGGCGCGACCGCACCGACTTCCACCTCATCCACTCACCCCTGACGGTCACCGGCGGCACCGCCGCCGAACGCACGGACTCCGAGCAACAGGCCCGTACCCTGGTCGCCCTGTGGTGCGGCACCCGCGCCTACCGGCCCGTTTTCGCGCCGTACGGCCTCGCACCGCTCGCCGACCGGCTTGCCGAACTCAGCCTGGAACCGGGGCCGGACCGATGGCGCCGCATGGCCGAGCAGATCGATGACGCCACTCTCGACCTGTTCGCCACCCGGACCGACCGGCCGGCCGACCTGGGCGGTGCACTGCGGTCGCAGTACGGCGGCCTCGCCGACCACCTCGTCCTGCCCGCCCCCTCCGGCCAGGACCCCTGCCCCGCCCGCTGGCACCCCGACCGCCTCGGCCTGTGCGCCGCCGACCCGCATCTCACCCCCGCCGTCGCGCCGTCCGTGCCCGGCCCGCGCGCACCGCTCGCCCTCCCCGACACCAGGACAAGCCATGCCTGA